A genomic region of Fusarium falciforme chromosome 4, complete sequence contains the following coding sequences:
- a CDS encoding GCV-T domain-containing protein, with the protein MPRGRLRGQPLTEKNHALFLPTMRHLPRRALAHDALSGLVCRSCRQLQRRQFATSLSPPPPPASGLTPLTSRRLISIAGPDAAKFLQGIVTANVSDADGEPRRDGFYTAFLTATGRVLYDVFVYPNHGASAEEPGFLIEVDADQAKMLAKHIKRYKLRAKLAVRLLGEDEASVWHAWDDSKGTNWDSIVNHTKLTLQDPRAPGLGCRFVRLDQNAPEIDLERSTEDAYTIRRYLHGVPEGQDEISREHALPQETNMDVMNGIDFRKGCYVGQELTIRTKHRGVVRKRILPCVIYEKEHAAPTELQYHAEGAALALESATADMIPRDTSIGRFEKRGRSAGKWLKGVGNVGLGLCRLEIMTDVVLPGETASAAFNPEDEFVLEWGDEGSRTGVKVKAFVPDWLRKGLDAQQH; encoded by the coding sequence ATGCCGAGAGGCCGTCTTCGGGGTCAACCTTTAACTGAAAAAAACCACGCACTTTTTCTTCCAACGATGCGACATCTCCCGAGGCGAGCCCTAGCTCACGATGCCTTGTCGGGCCTCGTCTGCCGCAGCTGCCGGCAGCTGCAACGCCGCCAATTCGCGACATCGCTGTCTCCTCCCCCGCCGCCTGCCTCGGGACTCACGCCCTTGACGTCGAGGAGACTCATCTCCATTGCCGGGCCTGACGCTGCCAAGTTTCTACAGGGAATTGTGACTGCCAACGTCTCTGATGCGGATGGAGAGCCAAGGAGGGATGGGTTTTACACTGCGTTTCTGACTGCAACTGGCAGAGTGCTCTACGATGTCTTTGTGTATCCCAACCACGGTGCCTCGGCCGAGGAGCCCGGGTTTCTGATCGAGGTTGATGCGGATCAGGCAAAAATGCTGGCGAAGCACATCAAGCGTTACAAGCTCAGAGCGAAGCTGGCAGTTCGTTTGCTGGGCGAGGATGAAGCGAGCGTGTGGCACGCCTGGGATGATTCGAAGGGGACCAATTGGGACTCCATTGTCAACCACACAAAGCTGACCCTCCAGGATCCGAGGGCACCTGGTCTGGGGTGCCGATTTGTGAGGCTAGATCAGAATGCGCCCGAGATCGATCTCGAGCGGAGTACGGAAGATGCGTACACGATTCGACGATATCTACACGGCGTTCCGGAGGGTCAGGATGAGATTTCGAGGGAGCACGCACTCCCGCAGGAGACCAATATGGATGTCATGAACGGGATCGACTTCCGCAAGGGTTGCTACGTTGGTCAGGAGCTCACTATCCGAACCAAGCACCGCGGTGTCGTCCGCAAGCGCATTCTGCCGTGCGTAATCTACGAGAAGGAGCACGCGGCACCAACCGAGCTGCAGTACCACGCTGAAGGAGCGGCGCTGGCCCTCGAGAGCGCAACGGCAGACATGATTCCCCGGGACACGAGCATCGGGAGGTTTGAGAAGCGTGGGCGCAGCGCGGGCAAGTGGCTCAAGGGAGTGGGCAACGTCGGGCTTGGGCTGTGCAGGCTCGAGATCATGACGGATGTGGTTCTTCCTGGGGAGACGGCGTCGGCGGCCTTCAACCCCGAAGATGAGTTTGTACTCGAATGGGGAGATGAGGGCAGTCGAACCggcgtcaaggtcaaggctttTGTGCCGGACTGGCTGCGGAAGGGATTGGATGCTCAGCAGCACTGA
- a CDS encoding DUF2235 domain-containing protein: MASNGTPATTKRLIACCDGTWMDSDNGYEEPGLLTGEGTLQVPSNVTRISRCFKRRCSDGKLQIINYESGVGTGSNMLDSITGGAFGLGLSERMRETYSYLCANYTDGDEIILVGYSRGAFTVRSVAGMVGALGLLTREGVEHFYPIFKDMQHWMDDDYEDPFPNIPFPNKPKGKDAATVYRAQLEKLGYTRVRHDNGQGDLIKIKAVCVWDTVGSLGIPRVAWLDKLGIRPDNDEYKWHDTNLSDKIEHAFQALALDETRPPFSPAVWERRPENRLTTDLRQVWFPGNHANCGGGWEDQGIANCTLAWMMDQLASVGVEFDLPSLERCFQQTADFYKASHAKAQKTKPKKKKGVPDKWAISPIFDNNHPFRPWGLGSINKPSSLLYKLSGQTIRTPGLYRPTDPKTKLDEARFLQDTNERIHSTVRIRLACQGLGLNDKTVWDCPSLLKSWKVKRTQEKYQDPVPFHPGWDPKGEEDDMGDPNGWSKGRWVWEYVGSESNAPSDKRQRIMVEEPLGPYERHLLRLSAGSPNVFHFSDTKEG; encoded by the exons ATGGCTTCGAACGGTACCCCTGCGACGACCAAGCGGTTGATCGCCTGTTGCGATGGCACCTGGATGGACAGCGACAATGGCTACGAGGAGCCTGGGCTGCTGACAGGAGAGGGAACCCTCCAGGTGCCTTCCAACGTCACACGCATATCTCGCTGCTTCAAGCGGAGGTGCAGCGACGGGAAGCTCCAGATCATCAACTATGAGTCTGGCGTCGGCACGGGCAGCAACATGCTTGACAGCATCACGGGAGGAGCGTTTGGCCTGGGTCTGTCAGAG CGCATGAGGGAGACGTACTCTTACCTATGTGCCAACTACACTGACGGAGATGAGATCATCCTGGTTGGTTACTCACGAGGTGCCTTCACGGTGCGTTCGGTGGCCGGCATGGTTGGCGCCCTTGGTCTCCTGACCCGTGAAGGAGTCGAGCACTTTTATCCCATCTTCAAGGATATGCAGCACTGGATGGACGATGACTACGAGGATCCATTCCCAAACATCCCCTTCCCCAACAAGCCCAAGGGAAAGGATGCTGCCACGGTGTATCGAGCccagctggagaagctgggTTACACTCGTGTGAGGCATGACAACGGACAGGGCGATCtgatcaagatcaaggccgtCTGTGTGTGGGATACCGTGGGCAGTCTTGGAATCCCCCGTGTTGCCTGGCTGGACAAGCTCGGGATCCGCCCCGACAATGACGA GTACAAGTGGCACGACACGAACTTGTCGGATAAAATCGAGCATGCTTTCCAGGCACTGGCTCTGGATGAAACGCGTCCACCATTCAGCCCGGCTGTCTGGGAGAGGCGCCCCGAGAACAGACTCACGACGGATCTGAGGCAGGTCTGGTTTCCCGGTAACCATGCCAACTGTGGCGGTGGATGGGAGGACCAGGGCATTGCTAACTGTACTCTTGCAT GGATGATGGATCAACTAGCTTCAGTCGGTGTTGAGTTTGACTTGCCGTCCCTGGAGCGTTGCTTCCAGCAAACCGCCGACTTCTACAAGGCATCTCACGCCAAAGCCCAAAAGACCAagccgaagaagaagaagggcgtcCCAGACAAGTGGGCAATCAGTCCCATCTTTGACAACAACCACCCCTTCAGGCCCTGGGGTCTGGGCTCCATCAACAAGCCCTCCAGCCTCCTGTACAAGCTCTCGGGCCAGACGATCCGAACGCCGGGTCTGTACAGGCCGACTgaccccaagaccaagctcgACGAGGCTAGGTTCCTCCAGGACACCAACGAGCGCATCCACAGCACGGTTCGCATCCGTCTGGCGTGTCAGGGTCTTGGGCTGAATGACAAGACCGTCTGGGACTGCCCGTCGCTGCTCAAGAGCTGGAAGGTGAAGCGTACACAGGAGAAATACCAAGATCCTGTGCCATTTCACCCCGGCTGGGACCCGAAgggtgaagaagacgacatGGGAGACCCCAATGGCTGGAGTAAAGGTCGATGGGTTTGGGAGTATGTGGGTAGCGAGAGCAATGCGCCAAGTGACAAGAGGCAACGGATCATGGTTGAGGAGCCACTGGGTCCGTATGAGCGGCATCTTCTGAGACTTTCAGCCGGTTCACCGAATGTGTTCCATTTCTCGGATACAAAGGAGGGTTGA
- a CDS encoding Fe2OG dioxygenase domain-containing protein: protein MTSDLAVSKEGLSIPLIDFSLFLKGSPSERKDTAKAILHGFQTAGFIYLKNHHVPAESLQRAYSLSAKFFNQPTEKKLKLNWTTPEANRGYSSPGREKVSQLKDIREVDKIRNAAPDLKESYEIGRDDEPGHPNQWPQEEGDIVGFRSDMLEFYHQCKRLHVEVMRAIAVGMGLDESFFDGFTDVGDNTLRLLHYPAVEADVFKMNPLTVRAGEHSDYGSITLLFQDNRGGLQVKSPTGQFVDATPIEGTVVVNAGDLLSRWSNDTIKSTIHRVVEPPRKESDSYPPRYSIAYFCNPNFESYIEALPGTFATEQDKKHEGIKSGDYLVQRLTATY from the exons ATGACTTCGGATCTCGCCGTAAGCAAGGAGGGACTCTCCATTCCC CTCATCgacttctctctcttcctcaaaGGATCCCCCTCGGAACGCAAAGACAcagccaaggccatcctCCATGGCTTCCAGACTGCTGGTTTCATCTACCTCAAGAATCACCATGTGCCAGCTGAAAGTCTGCAGCGTGCCTATTCCCTATCCGCTAAATTCTTCAATCAGCCAaccgagaagaagctgaagctgaactGGACGACACCGGAAGCCAACCGAGGATACTCGTCTCCCGGCCGCGAAAAGGTCTCCCAGCTCAAGGACATTCGCGAGGTGGACAAGATCCGCAACGCAGCCCCCGACCTCAAGGAGAGCTACGAGATTGGACGAGATGATGAGCCTGGACACCCGAACCAGTGGCCTCAAGAGGAGGGCGACATTGTCGGTTTCCGCAGTGACATGCTCGAGTTTTATCACCAGTGCAAGAGGCTCCACGTCGAGGTGATGAGAGCCATTGCCGTGGGCATGGGTCTCGACGAATCGTTCTTTGACGGGTTTACTGATGTCGGCGACAACACTCTACGACTGCTTCACTATCCTGCTGTGGAGGCTGATGTTTTCAAGATGAACCCGCTGACTGTGCGAGCTGGCGAGCACAGT GACTACGGTTCCATCACTCTGCTTTTCCAAGACAACCGTGGCGGACTTCAAGTCAAGAGCCCAACAGGGCAGTTTGTCGATGCCACGCCCATTGAAGGAACTGTTGTCGTCAACGCTGGCGATCTCCTCTCACGCTGGAGCAATGACACTATTAAGAGCACCATCCACAGGGTCGTAGAGCCGCCGCGGAAGGAGTCTGACTCTTACCCGCCACGGTACAGCATTGC TTACTTTTGCAACCCTAACTTTGAGAGCTACATTGAGGCTCTTCCTGGTACTTTTGCGACTGAGCAGGATAAGAAGCATGAGGGAATCAAGAGCGGTGATTATCTGGTACAGAGGCTCACTGCGACTTATTAA
- a CDS encoding J domain-containing protein codes for MSDSKAADLLQYAQEYASKDVDIYDLLGVDALTPKEDIHRAWRKRSLKYHPDKAGDNFDAEKWQLFERARDVLSDPAARAAYDGAIKAALLRKQEREAMDKQRKHFVDDLEARENAWKRQRDEKEQREKEEIEKERARLLEQRRMREEEEKRQADAAQEIEDLAEARRRLKEKKEKKKQDEAREKFLRKSRKAAEAADGTKTSEPLNGVMNVPGDFSMDFGTERRLYWELICDKLRAVQAVRNLQKGNVTTKEYDEAEKALLEAKMRIHQAEVKFAEQASVS; via the coding sequence ATGTCCGACTCCAAAGCAGCGGATCTACTGCAATATGCGCAGGAGTACGCCTCGAAAGATGTCGACATCTACGACCTCTTGGGCGTCGACGCCCTCACCCCAAAGGAAGACATCCACCGCGCGTGGCGAAAGCGATCACTAAAGTACCATCCCGACAAGGCTGGCGACAACTTCGATGCCGAGAAGTGGCAGCTATTTGAGCGCGCCCGCGATGTCCTCTCCGATCCTGCTGCCCGCGCGGCCTACGATGgcgccatcaaggctgcgCTGCTGCGGAAGCAGGAGCGCGAGGCCATGGACAAGCAGCGCAAACACTTTGTCGACGACCTCGAGGCGCGCGAGAACGCCTGGAAGCGCCAACGCGACGAAAAGGAGCAgcgcgagaaggaggagatcgagaaggagagagcACGACTACTTGAGCAGCGGCGCAtgcgcgaggaggaggagaagcgacAAGCTGATGCTGCGCAAGAGATAGAGGATCTTGCTGAAGCGCGACGACGCctcaaggaaaagaaggaaaagaagaaacagGACGAGGCGAGAGAAAAGTTTCTGCGCAAGTCGCGAAAGGCGGCTGAGGCTGCCGACGGGACAAAGACGTCTGAGCCACTCAACGGCGTCATGAACGTGCCGGGAGACTTTTCGATGGACTTTGGAACAGAACGAAGACTCTACTGGGAACTCATCTGTGACAAGCTGCGCGCCGTTCAAGCAGTCAGGAACCTACAAAAGGGAAACGTGACGACCAAGGAATACGACGAAGCAGAGAAGGCTCTGCTCGAAGCAAAGATGAGGATACACCAAGCCGAAGTCAAGTTTGCTGAACAGGCATCCGTTTCATGA
- a CDS encoding Amidohydro-rel domain-containing protein, whose translation MSSSIRVVDIHTHMYPPSYIRILESRSSIPLVRKFPQAPDPRLILLEAEVAALEEATNNVEAKPPGRPLTSHYASLAQKIHFMDTHKIDISVISLANPWLDFLHPDEAGAIAESVNEEFSSMCGQHQGRLFFFGTLPLSASLETVLASMEHLRQLKYCRGVILGTSGLGKGLDDPALLPVFEALARNNLTIFLHPHYGLPNYVWGPRSAEYGHVLPLALGFPMETTIAVTRMYLAGVFDKVPELRMILAHSGGTLPFLAGRIESCIMHDGQLVREGKVTKDRRTVWQVLKEQVYLDAVIYSKVGLSAAIQASGADRLMFGTDHPFFPPLESDEQGEWESVGLNAEAAAQAVGQDTEDYKAIMGMNAIKILRLDQES comes from the coding sequence ATGTCGTCCTCTATCCGTGTGGTGGACATCCACACGCACATGTACCCTCCCTCTTACATCCGCATCCTCGAATCCCGCTCCTCTATCCCCCTGGTCCGCAAGTTCCCCCAAGCGCCAGACCCCAGACTCATCCTCCTAGAGGCAGAGGTAGCGGCGCTTGAGGAAGCCACAAACAACGTCGAAGCCAAGCCTCCAGGTCGGCCTCTCACGTCGCACTATGCATCTCTTGCGCAAAAGATCCATTTCATGGACACTCACAAGATTGACATCTCTGTCATCTCCCTCGCCAATCCGTGGCTGGACTTTTTACATCCCGATGAGGCGGGTGCCATAGCAGAGTCGGTCAATGAGGAATTCTCGAGCATGTGCGGTCAGCACCAAGGAAGGCTATTCTTCTTTGGCACTCTCCCCTTGTCGGCGTCACTTGAGACGGTGCTGGCTTCGATGGAACATCTCAGACAACTCAAGTATTGCCGCGGAGTCATCCTGGGCACATCTGGACTTGGGAAGGGACTAGACGATCCTGCTCTCCTGCCTGTCTTTGAAGCGCTCGCCCGAAACAATTTGACCATCTTCCTTCACCCGCACTACGGTCTCCCAAACTACGTCTGGGGTCCTCGAAGCGCCGAGTATGGTCACGTTCTTCCTCTGGCACTCGGCTTCCCTATGGAAACCACCATCGCCGTGACGAGAATGTACCTAGCGGGCGTCTTTGACAAGGTCCCGGAACTACGCATGATCCTCGCTCACAGTGGTGGAACCCTCCCCTTCCTCGCTGGAAGAATCGAGAGCTGCATCATGCACGACGGCCAGCTCGTCCGCGAAGGCAAAGTGACCAAGGATCGTCGAACAGTCTGGCAGGTCCTCAAGGAGCAGGTCTACCTTGATGCCGTCATCTACTCAAAAGTTGGACTCAGTGCTGCCATCCAAGCCAGCGGAGCGGATAGACTAATGTTTGGCACCGACCACCCCTTCTTCCCGCCTCTGGAAAGTGATGAGCAGGGCGAGTGGGAGAGCGTCGGCTTGAATGCCGAGGCTGCTGCCCAGGCGGTTGGGCAGGACACGGAGGACTACAAGGCCATCATGGGGATGAATGCCATCAAGATCTTGCGGCTCGACCAAGAGTCATGA